One genomic region from Candidatus Omnitrophota bacterium encodes:
- a CDS encoding NUDIX hydrolase, with the protein MKPGETCRTISSEPVFDGQLLHVRVRKLEMPGGRIGHREVIEHPGAAVMLAMPDPEHVILVRQHRVAPDGWIYEIPAGTLDPGETPEQCACRELAEEIGFSPKRVKKVLEFYPSPGFNTEIMYLYLATELEPALAKLDEDEHLEPVRLSVKEALRMLDQGEIVDAKTLIALYWLARRNSL; encoded by the coding sequence ATGAAACCCGGAGAGACCTGCAGGACAATTTCCTCTGAGCCTGTTTTTGACGGGCAACTTCTTCATGTGCGTGTCAGGAAGCTGGAGATGCCTGGCGGCAGGATCGGGCACCGGGAGGTCATCGAACATCCGGGTGCTGCGGTGATGCTGGCCATGCCCGATCCTGAGCACGTGATTCTGGTGCGCCAACACCGGGTGGCTCCGGATGGATGGATCTATGAGATTCCTGCCGGCACCCTGGACCCGGGGGAGACCCCGGAGCAGTGCGCGTGCCGGGAACTGGCCGAGGAGATCGGTTTTTCCCCAAAGCGCGTGAAAAAGGTGCTGGAGTTCTACCCCTCCCCGGGTTTTAACACGGAAATCATGTATCTGTACCTTGCCACAGAACTGGAGCCCGCTCTTGCCAAGCTGGATGAGGACGAGCACCTGGAGCCTGTCCGGCTTAGCGTCAAAGAGGCTCTCCGGATGCTCGATCAGGGCGAAATTGTCGATGCCAAGACCCTTATTGCCCTGTATTGGCTGGCGCGCCGGAATAGCCTATAA